A single genomic interval of Spinacia oleracea cultivar Varoflay chromosome 6, BTI_SOV_V1, whole genome shotgun sequence harbors:
- the LOC130463135 gene encoding uncharacterized protein, producing the protein MASDQEEDEFLGFSDDEGDGTNSDSDYDDDEATQNAVSEVNAHQIGDFEQNQQLPDLNEVGQEYAQECEVGPQHTSGISDNHSVPFLFDLNMPTQQEFPPSPIHQTETEQNHHKPRTPRINNELRLEILLFLLLRKEKHSDELIHGTNRQAVIKFGYTRKTIRLIWQRALAHKAAMDSYFYDSKYHNCGRKRIQVTYESIASIAMGDRTTIIDLARMLNLSPTTVWRMVKRKQIKPHSSPLNPGISEECKMARMKWVLGLLMDYSIPNDPTYYSMYDFIHIDEKWFYLTQKSQRVYLANNEPFPHRKGKSRTKIPKFMFMAAVARPRWGQDGQCEWDGKLGIFPFTDAVAAKRTSKNRVKGTIETKPIKSVNQIATRAMLINYLIPSIKEKWPPHEGERVIYIIQDNAKAHILQNDQEWQQHYKQDGFTLILTQQPANSPDCNILDLGFFRSIQSLMHKKMPKTVEDLSGAVTEAYNELHAKTLSNVWMSLQYVGNEILKHKGDNDYQLPHNKKKILEDEGNLPEQVKAPRWAVNECKQLVDEWRANQ; encoded by the coding sequence atggcttcagatcaagaggaGGACGAGTTCCTCGGTTTTTCCGATGATGAAGGAGACGGCACGAACTCTGATTCagattatgatgatgatgaagcaaCCCAAAATGCTGTAAGTGAAGTAAATGCTCATCAAATAGGGGACTTTGAGCAAAATCAACAATTGCCAGATCTGAATGAAGTGGGACAAGAATATGCACAAGAATGTGAAGTGGGACCACAGCATACATCAGGTATATCAGATAACCACTCAGttccatttttgtttgatttgaacatgCCAACACAACAAGAGTTCCCACCATCTCCAATTCATCAAACAGAAACAGAGCAAAATCATCATAAGCCTAGAACCCCAAGGATTAACAACGAATTAAGGTTGGAAATCTTGTTGTTCCTTCTCTTAAGAAAAGAAAAGCATTCAGATGAACTCATTCATGGGACAAATAGGCAGGCTGTTATAAAGTTTGGTTACACAAGGAAGACAATTAGACTAATATGGCAGAGAGCATTGGCACATAAGGCAGCCATGGATTCGTATTTCTATGATAGCAAATATCACAACTGTGGGAGGAAGAGAATTCAAGTAACATATGAGTCTATAGCCTCCATAGCCATGGGGGATAGAACAACCATTATTGATCTAGCAAGGATGCTCAATTTGAGTCCCACAACAGTTTGGAGAATGGTGAAAAGAAAACAGATAAAACCACATTCAAGTCCATTGAATCCAGGCATTTCAGAAGAATGCAAGATGGCAAGGATGAAGTGGGTACTTGGTCTCTTAATGGACTACTCAATACCAAATGATCCCACATATTACAGCATGTATGATTTCATTCACATCGATGAGAAATGGTTCTATCTTACACAAAAAAGTCAAAGAGTTTATTTAGCAAACAATGAACCATTTCCACACAGGAAGGGAAAATCAAGAACTAAGATTCCAAAGTTCATGTTTATGGCAGCAGTAGCAAGGCCAAGGTGGGGACAAGATGGGCAGTGTGAGTGGGATGGGAAACTTGGTATATTTCCATTCACAGATGCAGTGGCAGCAAAGAGaacatccaaaaatagagtcaagGGGACAATTGAGACTAAACCAATCAAGTCAGTTAATCAGATTGCAACCAGGGCCATGCTAATCAACTACCTAATCCCATCAATTAAAGAGAAATGGCCACCACATGAGGGGGAAAGGGTGATATACATCATTCAAGACAATGCAAAGgcacacattttgcaaaatgatCAAGAATGGCAGCAACATTACAAGCAAGATGGCTTCACATTGATATTGACTCAGCAGCcagcaaacagtccagattgTAACATATTAGACTTGGGGTTCTTTAGGTCAATTCAATCACTAATGCACAAAAAGATGCCTAAAACAGTTGAAGATTTAAGTGGTGCTGTGACTGAGGCATATAATGAACTGCATGCAAAGACTCTATCTAATGTGTGGATGTCACTTCAATATGTTGGAAATGAAATTTTGAAACACAAGGGGGACAATGACTACCAACTCCCACACAACaagaaaaagattttagaagatgAGGGGAATCTGCCAGAACAAGTTAAGGCCCCAAGGTGGGCTGTGAATGAATGCAAACAACTTGTTGATGAATGGAGAGCAAATCAGTGA
- the LOC130463136 gene encoding uncharacterized protein, translating to MGSSSSKYLPTYSVGTSGQRIPDSNCDWGSKCICPNNEHSYSGEYLNNLRLAQKENTSTQNYLKAWFEKMEVEPGEEVESKYDDRVPTPADLRFFGGDESDEEPNHSDSFDLYYVGECENTTAGPEVSDGQCSVSSPNVKEDEIKKKPPKGVDDA from the exons ATGGGATCCTCTTCCTCCAAATATCTTCCGACTTATTCGGTTGGTACTTCTGGGCAACGAATTCCTGACTCAAACTGTGATTGGGGCTCGAAATGCATTTGTCCCAACAACGAGCACTCGTATTCTGGCGAGTATCTGAATAATTTGAGGTTGGCCCAGAAGGAGAACACGAGTACCCAAAATTATCTCAAAGCTTGGTTTGAGAAAATGGAAGTGGAGCCTGGTGAAGAGGTGGAGTCCAAATACGACGATCGAGTCCCCACACCAGCAGATCTGAGATTCTTTGGAGGAGACGAATCTGATGag GAACCCAATCACTCTGATTCATTCGACCTATACTATGTGGGTGAGTGTGAGAACACAACTGCTGGTCCAGAGGTTTCTGATGGGCAATGTTCGGTTTCGTCCCCAAACGTGAAGGAagatgaaataaaaaaaaagccaCCTAAGGGCGTTGATGATGCTTAG